One genomic region from Alphaproteobacteria bacterium encodes:
- a CDS encoding YerC/YecD family TrpR-related protein: METDHHHFDLIEALLSLNDRDEAQNFLKDLLTPQEKQVLEERWRVCQLLEKGGLSYREIHKLTNASLTTIGRVARFLKDEPYHGYRTILNKLKLNGAQNE; the protein is encoded by the coding sequence ATGGAAACAGACCATCATCATTTTGATCTTATTGAGGCACTTTTAAGCCTTAATGATCGGGACGAAGCACAGAATTTTTTGAAGGATCTTTTGACCCCTCAAGAAAAACAAGTGTTAGAAGAAAGGTGGCGCGTATGCCAATTGCTTGAAAAAGGCGGTTTGTCATACCGAGAAATACATAAACTAACAAACGCAAGCCTAACAACAATTGGTCGTGTTGCGCGGTTCTTAAAAGATGAACCTTATCATGGCTATAGAACGATATTGAATAAACTGAAACTTAATGGAGCACAAAATGAATAG
- a CDS encoding deoxyribodipyrimidine photo-lyase gives MNALFWFRDDLRLQDNPGLFKAINQTESLILIYILDETAPSSEQLGGASKWWLHQSLQKLQQDLEQKGQRLIFKKGNPTEILNKLVHDQKIESVFWNRSYTPHSIARDTSIKTDLKSKNINVHTFQGNVLIEPFNIKNKSEKPYLVFTPFYKSYLMHPFLGEEPFDIPSHLPQFFTTVSSLSLDALGLLPQGLNWADRFPDYWIAGEKGAWTRLEDFLTEDLQKYRLDQDLSQKTSLLAPHLRWGEISVRRLYHELTQLNIKTPLLSSVIGAFQRELVWRDFASHLLYHFPNTVTENHKPQFNAFPWIQHDDYFKTWTKGKTGYPIVDAGMRQLWQTGFMHNRVRMIVGSFLVKHLLIDWRFGERWFWDTLLDADLASNIMNWQWVAGSGADASPYFRIFNPLLQAQKFDPKVQYIKEWVPELRNVNDKAILEMDHLFEYTKGIYPHPIVKHEDARNRALLAYKSCRIST, from the coding sequence ATGAATGCGCTTTTTTGGTTTCGTGACGATTTACGACTACAAGATAATCCTGGCTTGTTTAAAGCCATCAACCAAACAGAAAGCTTAATCCTTATCTATATTTTAGATGAAACAGCCCCTTCTTCCGAACAATTGGGTGGCGCTAGCAAATGGTGGTTGCATCAATCACTTCAAAAATTACAACAAGATTTAGAACAAAAAGGTCAAAGACTTATCTTTAAAAAAGGCAATCCCACTGAAATTTTAAACAAACTTGTCCACGATCAAAAAATAGAATCCGTATTTTGGAATAGATCCTACACGCCCCACTCTATTGCACGCGACACTTCTATTAAAACGGATTTAAAATCTAAAAATATTAATGTTCATACTTTTCAAGGCAATGTACTCATTGAACCTTTTAATATTAAGAATAAATCAGAAAAACCCTATCTTGTTTTTACCCCTTTTTATAAATCTTATTTAATGCATCCCTTTTTGGGCGAAGAACCTTTTGATATCCCCTCTCATTTACCTCAGTTTTTCACTACTGTTTCGTCATTATCCCTTGATGCATTGGGTCTTTTACCACAAGGACTTAATTGGGCAGATAGATTTCCTGATTATTGGATAGCTGGTGAAAAAGGTGCCTGGACACGTTTGGAAGATTTTTTAACTGAGGATCTTCAAAAATATCGCCTTGACCAAGATTTATCTCAAAAAACATCTTTATTGGCGCCTCATCTACGATGGGGAGAAATCTCCGTCAGGCGTCTTTATCACGAATTAACGCAATTAAATATTAAAACACCCTTATTATCATCTGTTATTGGTGCCTTTCAACGCGAACTTGTTTGGCGGGATTTTGCGTCCCACCTACTTTATCATTTTCCAAATACAGTCACAGAAAATCACAAACCTCAATTTAATGCCTTTCCCTGGATTCAACATGATGATTATTTTAAAACTTGGACAAAAGGCAAAACGGGATATCCGATCGTTGACGCTGGCATGCGTCAATTATGGCAGACAGGATTTATGCATAATCGCGTTCGTATGATCGTTGGATCATTTTTAGTAAAACATTTATTAATTGATTGGCGATTCGGTGAAAGATGGTTTTGGGACACCCTTTTAGATGCGGATCTTGCCTCTAATATAATGAATTGGCAATGGGTTGCAGGATCTGGCGCTGACGCGTCACCCTATTTTCGTATTTTCAATCCACTTTTGCAGGCCCAAAAATTTGATCCTAAAGTTCAATATATCAAAGAATGGGTTCCAGAATTACGCAATGTAAATGATAAAGCAATTTTAGAAATGGATCATTTATTTGAATATACAAAAGGTATTTATCCGCATCCCATTGTGAAGCACGAAGATGCACGTAATAGAGCACTTCTTGCTTATAAAAGTTGTCGAATTTCAACGTAA
- the surE gene encoding 5'/3'-nucleotidase SurE: MFRNSNLDVLKQARILLSNDDGAYAPGIHVLEEILGRIFDDIWVVAPTFEQSGAGHSLTITRPLRIKQLDTKRFAVDGTPTDCVLLATCEVLKDKKPDLVISGINYGRNVADHITYSGTVAAAMEATLLGIPSIAVSLEVSQSHKPRWENVETYLPQLIQKVAHLSWPPDVFLNVNFPDKELDDIKGFKIAQQGRRHLSNPPIKRDDPFGVPYYWLDVVQHETFAHNTDLDALMEGWVTVTPLHVNLTHYPTIDRLTHLFNAF; this comes from the coding sequence ATGTTTAGAAACTCTAACCTAGATGTCTTAAAACAGGCGCGTATTTTACTGTCGAATGATGACGGTGCTTACGCCCCTGGTATTCATGTTCTGGAAGAAATTCTTGGACGTATTTTTGATGATATTTGGGTTGTAGCACCAACTTTTGAGCAAAGCGGCGCCGGCCATTCTTTAACCATTACAAGGCCGCTCCGCATCAAACAATTGGATACAAAACGTTTTGCCGTAGATGGGACACCGACAGATTGTGTATTGTTGGCAACGTGTGAAGTCCTGAAAGACAAAAAACCAGATTTAGTCATTTCAGGCATTAATTATGGCCGAAACGTTGCAGATCACATTACGTATTCGGGTACGGTTGCAGCCGCCATGGAGGCAACTTTACTAGGAATTCCGTCGATTGCCGTCAGCCTTGAAGTCAGCCAATCGCATAAACCCAGATGGGAAAATGTCGAAACCTATTTGCCTCAATTGATTCAAAAGGTTGCACATCTATCTTGGCCACCCGATGTTTTTTTAAATGTTAATTTTCCTGATAAAGAATTGGACGACATCAAAGGCTTTAAAATAGCACAACAAGGTAGACGTCATTTATCAAATCCGCCCATTAAACGAGACGATCCCTTTGGTGTTCCCTATTATTGGCTTGATGTTGTCCAGCATGAAACCTTCGCTCATAACACCGATCTTGATGCATTAATGGAAGGTTGGGTTACTGTTACACCTTTACATGTCAATCTAACACATTATCCAACAATTGATCGATTGACGCATTTATTTAATGCGTTTTAA